The sequence below is a genomic window from Trueperaceae bacterium.
CGGCGGAGGCCGCGGGCCGGGGGGCGCTGGCGGAGCGCCCGGGCCGGCAGGTGCCGCCGGCGGCCGGACCGCCCCTGTTCACGGTGGGGCACTCGACGCACCCGATCGAGGAGTTCATCGCCATCCTGCGGGCCCACGGCGTCAGGCACCTGGTGGACGTGCGCACGATCCCCAGGTCGCGCCACAACCCGCAGTTCGAGGGCGAGGCGCTCGCGGCCAGCCTGGCGGGGGCAGGCATCGACTACCGCTGGGCGAAGGAGCTGGGGGGACTACGCCACGCCCGGCCGGACAGCGTCAACGGCGCCTGGCGCAACGCCTCGTTCCGCGGTTACGCCGACTACATGCAGACCCCCGAGTTCGCGGCGGCCGCCGACGCGTTGGCCGCCGAGGCGCGGGGCGGCGGCGTGGCCATCATGTGCGCCGAGGCCGTGCCGTGGCGCTGCCACCGCTCGCTCGTCGGCGACGCGCTGCTG
It includes:
- a CDS encoding DUF488 domain-containing protein — protein: MFTVGHSTHPIEEFIAILRAHGVRHLVDVRTIPRSRHNPQFEGEALAASLAGAGIDYRWAKELGGLRHARPDSVNGAWRNASFRGYADYMQTPEFAAAADALAAEARGGGVAIMCAEAVPWRCHRSLVGDALLARGVPVLDIMSADAARPHALTSFAVVDGTTVTYPAVPER